One part of the Malus sylvestris chromosome 2, drMalSylv7.2, whole genome shotgun sequence genome encodes these proteins:
- the LOC126613403 gene encoding chaperone protein dnaJ 11, chloroplastic-like, with protein sequence MLSASSSTTFLTAPILSATSCPKTSTRVRFQPIRAFAAGSTYASAEAETPSYLRPRTMTSLYEILGIPAVATCQEIKSAYRKLARVCHPDVAAIERKDTSADEFMKIHAAYSTLSDPQKRADYDRQFMRRSRPLSSASGYSGYYTRRNWETDQCW encoded by the coding sequence ATGCTTTCTGCTTCATCCTCCACCACATTCCTCACCGCTCCGATTCTCTCCGCCACATCCTGTCCTAAAACGTCGACACGTGTACGATTTCAGCCGATTCGCGCCTTCGCCGCCGGCTCCACTTACGCTTCTGCTGAGGCCGAGACGCCATCGTATCTCCGCCCTCGAACCATGACCTCGCTGTACGAAATCCTCGGCATACCAGCCGTCGCCACGTGTCAGGAGATCAAATCGGCGTACCGAAAATTGGCTCGGGTTTGCCACCCGGACGTGGCGGCGATCGAGCGCAAGGACACGTCGGCCGACGAGTTCATGAAAATTCACGCTGCCTACTCCACGCTATCAGATCCCCAAAAGCGCGCCGATTACGACCGGCAATTTATGCGGCGTAGCCGCCCGTTGTCTTCGGCGTCGGGATATTCCGGGTACTACACCCGCCGGAACTGGGAGACCGATCAGTGCTGGTAG